Genomic segment of Rhodocaloribacter litoris:
CAGCCTGGAAGAGCTCCCCTCGCACTGGCACTTCGGTTCCCCCGGCATCATCCCGATCAATGCAGAGATATTCCACACCCTCAGCCGTGCCATCGAAGAGAAGCGCACGGTGCTCATCGATTACCATACGGCCAGCAACAACACCGTCTCGCGCAACCGGCGCATCGACCCGCTCATGTTCGGCATGCCGGGAGGATCGTGGCTGGTCGTGGCCTGGTGTCACCGGCGGCGCGCCATCCGGGACTTCGCCATCGCCGGCATACGGGCCATTCGGCCCACTGACACGTTCTTCGCGCCTCCCGATGGCTTTGACCCGGAACTCTACTTCCGGGACCGCTTCGGCAGCCTGGCCGGCGAAGTATTGACCGTGCGCCTGCTCGTCGAGGCCGACCGTGCTCCTTACTTCGAACGCAAGGTCTATCACCCGACCCAGCAGATCGAACGACACCTGGAGGACGGGCGCATCATTGTGTCTTTCGAAGCCGCCGGCCTGGAAGCCCTCCGGGCCTTTTGCCTGAGCTGGGGCTCCGGCGTAAAGGTCCTCGATCCCCCCGAACTGGTTGCCCGCATGCAGGAGGAGAGCCGGGCGCTGGCCCGCCACTATCCGGGCGAATAGCCGGCCCGATAATGTCCGGGTTCGAGTTTTTAAGGTCCGGTCTGGCAGAGGGACGTTTGTATGTTCGGGAAGGTTATGTTTTCCCTCCCGGATGTGTTTTTGCCATGAACACCCCCCTACCCGTCAGGCTTACCCCTTCGATGTTGACGTTTCTGTGGGAAGAATGCCGTCGCTGTTTCTGGCTTCACGCCCACGGGTTGGCCCGTCCCCGCCTGCCCTTTCCGGCCGTCTTTTCCCGCTATCACGACGTGCTGAGCCGGTTCTTCCTGGGGCGCTGTCCCTCCACGCTGGACGCCTCGCTTCCGCCCGGACGGTTCC
This window contains:
- a CDS encoding helix-turn-helix transcriptional regulator — translated: MSRPPLAFMRLKRLFDEGAELTLPEMAMRLGISERHARRVLHELIDGGLPLVHRREGRRKVYFLPEGQRETTLQQISLTEEEVLALTVAVEAARATLAATPLGAPLEHAFSKLLHELAPNVYSFSLEELPSHWHFGSPGIIPINAEIFHTLSRAIEEKRTVLIDYHTASNNTVSRNRRIDPLMFGMPGGSWLVVAWCHRRRAIRDFAIAGIRAIRPTDTFFAPPDGFDPELYFRDRFGSLAGEVLTVRLLVEADRAPYFERKVYHPTQQIERHLEDGRIIVSFEAAGLEALRAFCLSWGSGVKVLDPPELVARMQEESRALARHYPGE